A section of the Carya illinoinensis cultivar Pawnee chromosome 12, C.illinoinensisPawnee_v1, whole genome shotgun sequence genome encodes:
- the LOC122289382 gene encoding protein FAR1-RELATED SEQUENCE 5-like — protein MGPPRPFMSTSAATSARFAEEDRPDTFETEAPCTSAARVDEEILLDRPVETVTEPVSPGTPHVVTSSDGDDIFEEPKSGMEFNSFEDLLSYYKQYAKRCGFGVMTQRSERSDDHGVRYVTLGCARGGKARIKSSNPAMPRPTGKTDCKARINALRIEGKMRLTTVNNTHNHVISPQKSRFFRCNRAVSETVKRVLDTNDLAGIQMNKSYGSLVVGAGGFENLPFLEKDYRNYIDKARHLRLGAGGAGALRDYFMRMQYKNNGFFALMDLDDEGRYGMPFAPFVGVNHHGQSILLGAGLISNEDTETFTWLFQTWLQCMDGIAPKAIITDQDRAMKNAIAIVFPESRHRFCLWHILKKVPEKLGSYATYRSGLKTELMKCVYDTQTVQEFENCWAGFINTYDLHENAWLTSLYNEREHWVPVFLKEHFWAGMSTTQRSESMNAFFDGYVHAKTNLKEFVDQFDNALKKKIENENQAEFQSFSGTIPCVSRSPIEKKFQSLYTNAKFKEVQQQVIGMLDLEIKLHSSDGVTSTYVLEDEVRIQEFTKQVTYSVDFNVDDCNAKCSCGLFQMRGILCRHILAVFKTMGIKSLPNQYILDRWRKDIKRRYTSIRSSYDAGDQRPNGNRHTILLNMCYEMIDYAVDSNEQFEDAKKRINEMTGLYRQYQRPLAMAETGSEPVFTTQDTAVGSSQQVKSPRIVRGKGRPPSLRRASRMEIDMRKVKAKQAKQAKQQVGGKRKQRHERETSSIGTCMNLFHDEDIAALDTRRNLFGPSGVDICVNPGQVQGVRDSSPFNSSGPEQYHPFIDSPESIFYDWMAHNQHSLGGDGSQE, from the exons ATGGGACCTCCAAGGCCATTTATGAGTACAAGCGCCGCGACGAGCGCAAGATTTGCTGAAGAGGATAGACCGGACACATTTGAAACTGAAGCACCATGTACTTCCGCTGCTAGAGTTGATGAAGAAATACTGTTGGATAGACCAGTTGAGACTGTAACTGAACCTGTTTCCCCTGGTACACCACATGTAGTGACATCGTCAGATGGTGatgatatttttgaagagcCAAAATCAGGGATGGAGTTCAATTCGTTTGAAGATCTGTTGAGCTATTATAAGCAGTATGCAAAAAGATGtgggtttggggtgatgacacaaaggagtgagaggTCTGACGATCACGGTGTGAGATATGTTACTCTTGGTTGTGCACGGGGAGGGAAGGCCCGGATTAAGAGTTCTAATCCTGCAATGCCACGTCCGACGGGAAAGACGGATTGTAAGGCCCGGATTAATGCACTAAGAATTGAGGGGAAGATGCGGTTGACAACAGTGAATAATACACATAATCATGTAATCAGCCCTCAAAAATCCCGCTTCTTTCGATGCAATAGAGCAGTTAGTGAAACTGTTAAAAGAGTCCTAGACACAAATGATTTAGCTGGCATCCAAATGAACAAGAGTTATGGATCTCTTGTGGTTGGCGCAGGTGGCTTTGAGAACCTCCCTTTTTTGGAAAAAGATTATCGCAATTACATCGACAAAGCCCGTCATCTGCGACTTGGTGCAGGTGGTGCTGGAGCACTTCGTGACTATTTTATGAGAATGCAGTACAAGAATAACGGTTTTTTTGCGTTGATGGATTTAGACGATGAAGGGCg gtatgggatgccctttgcaccTTTTGTCGGTGTAAACCATCACGGGCAGTCGATTCTGTTAGGAGCTGGATTGATTTCCAATGAGGACACGGAGACATTTACATGGCTGTTCCAAACATGGTTGCAGTGTATGGATGGAATAGCACCAAAGGCAATTATCACTGATCAAGACagagcaatgaaaaatgcaattgctaTTGTCTTTCCTGAAAGTCGACATAGATTTTGCCTTTGGCATATACTTAAGAAAGTCCCCGAGAAGCTTGGATCGTATGCCACCTATAGAAGTGGGCTGAAAACCGAGCTGATGAAATGTGTGTACGACACACAAACTGTTCAGGAGTTTGAAAACTGTTGGGCCGGTTTTATTAACACATACGACTTACATGAGAATGCATGGTTGACAAGTTTATACAATGAGCGTGAGCATTGGGTACCGGTTTTCCTAAAAGAGCACTTTTGGGCGGGAATGAGTACAACACAGCGAAGCGAGAGtatgaatgctttttttgatGGTTACGTCCATGCGAAGACCAACTTGAAGGAGTTTGTCGACCAGTTTGACAATgcattgaagaagaaaattgaaaatgaaaatcaggCGGAATTCCAGTCATTTAGCGGCACCATTCCCTGCGTATCTAGATCCCCAATTGAGAAGAAATTTCAATCCTTGTACACCAATGCTAAATTTAAGGAAGTTCAACAGCAAGTCATAGGCATGCTTGATTtggaaattaagctacacagtTCTGATGGCGTAACTAGCACTTATGTATTAGAGGATGAAGTTCGTATTCAGGAGTTCACAAAACAGGTTACATATTCAGTGGATTTTAATGTGGATGACTGCAATGCAAAGTGCTCATGTGGGTTATTTCAAATGAGGGGGATACTGTGTAGACATATCCTGGCTGTATTCAAAACAATGGGTATAAAATCATTGCCAAACCAGTACATTTTGGACCGATGGAGGAAGGACATCAAGAGGAGATACACGTCAATCCGAAGTAGCTACGATGCAGGGGATCAGAGGCCAAATGGTAATAGACACACAATTCTTCTGAATATGTGCTACGAGATGATAGATTATGCTGTGGATTCTAATGAGCAATTTGAAGATGCAAAGAAGAGGATAAATGAGATGACTGGATTATATCGTCAATACCAACGCCCCTTGGCTATGGCCGAGACAG GTTCGGAACCTGTATTTACGACACAGGATACTGCAGTTGGTAGTTCACAACAAGTGAAAAGTCCACGTATTGTCAGAGGGAAGGGAAGACCCCCATCTCTTAGAAGAGCATCTAGGATGGAGATAGACATGCGGAAGGTTAAAGCCAAACAAGCCAAACAAGCCAAACAACAAGTTGGAGGAAAACGCAAACAG CGACATGAGAGAGAGACATCATCCATTGGAACGTGTATGAATTTATTTCATGACGAAGATATTGCAGCACTGGACACACgcaggaatttatttgggcCATCGGGAGTAGATATTTGTGTCAATCCTGGCCAAGTTCAG GGAGTTCGAGACAGCTCACCTTTTAACAGTAGTGGACCCGAGCAATATCATCCCTTTATTGATAGTCCAGAAAGT atattttatgattgGATGGCGCACAATCAGCACTCATTGGGTGGAGATGGGTCACAAGAATAG